The Methylacidimicrobium sp. B4 genome contains a region encoding:
- the hyfB gene encoding hydrogenase 4 subunit B: protein MTLLIALGCSAALLLISVASVLGRRVLGRSTLVYAATLAVSLLSLACGIEALLASSSGSPTLSLPLGIPWFRTHFRLDALSSLFLAIVSWGGASSSLFALGYGRHESSPERILPFFPLFLAGMIWVVLADDAYVFLFGWEIMSLASWALVVSHHREEENIRAGHLYLTMAAMGAFTLLLAFGLLANAGGGYLFSSIRASALSPRLAGAVLLLTTIGAGSKAGLFPLHAWLPLAHPAAPSHVSALMSGVMTKVAIYGFVRIVFDLLGPPSWEGSLPLLFLGGVTAVLGVLYALMQHDLKRLLAYHTVENIGIIFIGLGLALAFSANRIPWAAALSLTAALFHTLNHSLFKSLLFLGSGSVLEATGEREMDKLGGLIHRMPGTAVAFLLGSVAISGLPPLNGFASEWLTFQAILVSPNLPQWALKFLIVAVGALLALSAALAAACFVKAFGVSFLGRPRTAAAAEARETDRWSLSALFANACLCLLAGLFPGQVVNALGPVVQQLAGQALPRQSLPFWEPMIPIAQNRSSYDAFLLFVLIAFAGLTIAGLVRAIGFRPIRRSPAWDCGYPDPSPATQYTSPSLAQPIRRVYATSLFGAREAVESSPPGDPRPARISVRMRDPAWEGLYLPVARLVSFLADKLNPMQFLTIRRYLLLVFLLLVFLLLLLSLWI, encoded by the coding sequence ATGACGCTGCTCATTGCCCTTGGCTGCTCGGCAGCGCTCCTGCTGATCAGCGTAGCCTCTGTCTTGGGGCGCCGTGTCCTGGGGAGAAGTACGCTCGTCTACGCCGCTACGTTAGCCGTGAGCCTCCTCTCCCTGGCCTGCGGGATCGAAGCCCTCCTCGCTTCCTCCAGCGGCTCGCCGACCCTCTCCCTTCCCCTGGGGATCCCCTGGTTCCGCACGCATTTCCGGTTGGATGCCCTCTCCTCCCTGTTCCTGGCGATCGTCAGCTGGGGCGGAGCCTCGAGCTCCCTCTTCGCCCTCGGCTATGGTCGCCACGAATCCTCTCCGGAGCGCATCCTTCCCTTTTTTCCTCTTTTTCTCGCGGGAATGATCTGGGTGGTTCTCGCGGATGACGCCTATGTCTTCTTGTTCGGATGGGAGATCATGTCGCTGGCCTCTTGGGCGCTCGTGGTCTCCCATCACCGAGAGGAGGAGAACATCCGGGCGGGACACCTCTATCTGACGATGGCGGCCATGGGCGCCTTTACGCTCCTCCTCGCCTTCGGCCTGCTGGCGAACGCGGGTGGGGGCTACCTCTTTTCCTCGATTCGCGCAAGCGCCCTCTCTCCGCGCCTGGCGGGAGCCGTCCTTCTCCTGACAACGATCGGTGCGGGCTCCAAGGCCGGCCTCTTTCCCCTCCATGCCTGGCTCCCGCTGGCCCACCCTGCGGCTCCCAGCCACGTCTCGGCGCTCATGAGCGGTGTCATGACCAAGGTTGCGATCTATGGCTTCGTCCGGATCGTCTTCGACCTTCTCGGACCTCCTTCCTGGGAAGGCAGTCTCCCCCTCCTCTTCCTGGGCGGGGTGACGGCCGTCCTGGGAGTGCTTTATGCCCTGATGCAGCACGACCTCAAGCGGCTGCTCGCCTACCACACCGTGGAAAACATCGGAATCATCTTCATCGGCCTCGGGCTGGCGCTCGCCTTCTCGGCGAACCGGATTCCCTGGGCGGCCGCTCTTTCCCTGACGGCTGCCCTCTTCCACACGCTCAACCACTCCTTGTTCAAGAGCCTTCTCTTCCTCGGCTCCGGCTCGGTGCTCGAAGCCACCGGAGAACGCGAGATGGACAAGCTGGGAGGATTGATCCATCGGATGCCCGGCACGGCGGTCGCCTTCCTGCTCGGCTCCGTCGCAATCTCGGGCCTTCCCCCCCTCAATGGTTTCGCCTCCGAATGGCTCACCTTCCAGGCGATCCTGGTCAGCCCCAATCTCCCCCAGTGGGCGCTCAAATTCCTGATCGTCGCGGTCGGGGCGCTCCTGGCCTTATCGGCGGCTCTCGCAGCCGCTTGCTTCGTCAAGGCCTTCGGAGTGAGTTTCCTGGGACGCCCCAGAACTGCGGCCGCCGCGGAAGCGAGGGAGACCGATCGCTGGTCGCTCTCCGCCCTCTTCGCCAACGCGTGCCTCTGCCTGCTGGCCGGTTTGTTCCCCGGCCAGGTCGTCAACGCCCTTGGGCCGGTGGTCCAGCAGCTGGCAGGCCAAGCGCTCCCGCGGCAGAGCCTTCCCTTTTGGGAGCCGATGATCCCGATCGCGCAGAATCGCAGCTCCTACGACGCCTTCCTCTTGTTCGTCCTGATTGCCTTCGCCGGCTTGACGATCGCGGGGCTGGTCCGCGCAATCGGGTTCCGTCCGATTCGGCGCTCGCCCGCCTGGGATTGCGGCTATCCCGATCCCAGCCCGGCCACGCAGTACACGAGCCCGAGCCTTGCGCAACCCATCCGTCGCGTCTATGCCACGAGCCTCTTCGGCGCCCGGGAAGCGGTCGAATCGTCCCCGCCGGGAGATCCCCGCCCGGCCCGAATCTCCGTAAGGATGCGGGACCCCGCGTGGGAGGGACTCTACCTGCCCGTCGCGAGGCTCGTCTCCTTTCTCGCGGACAAGCTCAATCCCATGCAGTTCCTCACCATCCGCCGGTATCTTCTCCTGGTCTTCCTCCTTCTGGTCTTCCTGCTGCTTCTGCTGAGCTTATGGATCTAG
- a CDS encoding hydrogenase-4 component E — translation MNTIGFDVAHLLSGSLVLVSFILLYQDRVFALLHMFTFHALVLSLSVAWQAFVQDAPHLYITAAIALIFKALLIPIVLRRIVVQLRIHQVLETVGGIGPTMLAGMALVALSLVVTLRTTHAGDRLSREDLAFALAVILLGMLMIVTRRNAISQIIGFMSLENGLILAAAGAKGMPLVVEISVAFAVLIAFIVIGIFLFRIRERFDTVDTLVVERFRGERR, via the coding sequence ATGAACACGATCGGCTTCGACGTCGCTCATTTGCTCTCCGGGAGCCTCGTCCTGGTCAGCTTCATCCTCCTCTATCAAGACCGCGTGTTTGCCCTCCTCCACATGTTCACCTTTCACGCCCTGGTCCTTTCTCTTTCGGTCGCCTGGCAGGCGTTCGTGCAGGATGCCCCCCACCTCTATATCACGGCGGCGATCGCCTTGATCTTCAAAGCGCTCCTGATCCCGATCGTGTTGCGGCGGATCGTGGTTCAGCTCCGGATTCACCAGGTCTTGGAAACCGTCGGCGGGATCGGCCCCACCATGCTGGCCGGGATGGCTCTGGTCGCTCTTTCCCTGGTGGTCACCCTGCGCACCACCCACGCGGGCGACCGCCTCTCCCGGGAGGATCTCGCCTTCGCGCTGGCGGTCATTCTTCTGGGCATGCTGATGATCGTCACCCGGCGCAACGCCATCAGTCAGATCATCGGCTTCATGTCCTTGGAAAACGGGCTGATCCTGGCCGCTGCGGGAGCCAAGGGGATGCCGCTCGTCGTGGAAATCAGCGTGGCGTTTGCGGTGCTCATCGCCTTCATTGTCATCGGCATTTTCCTTTTTCGTATCCGAGAGCGCTTCGACACGGTCGACACCCTGGTGGTCGAGCGATTCCGTGGAGAGAGACGATGA
- the gatB gene encoding Asp-tRNA(Asn)/Glu-tRNA(Gln) amidotransferase subunit GatB, with translation MTYEAIIGLEVHVQLKTQTKLFCGCRNEFGAEPNSHLCPICLGLPGALPVANEEAVILTILTGLMLGSTIPPRAKFDRKNYFYPDMPKNYQISQYDQPLCLGGGVILPALSFPKDAQKEAQALANKKVRLVRIHLEEDVGKSFHLERCSGIDFNRAGTPLMEIVTEADLTTPEEAFALLTTLREILRYGKVSDVDMEKGQLRCDVNISVRPVGTEAFGTKREIKNLNSISAVRRALKHEIQAQIELVSSGGRVVQQTMRWDDARGETIPMRTKEQAHDYRYFPDPDLLPIQTQGHLRGEAERRLPELPERKKSRLCQTYGLSEYQASVLAADLPLADYFEQAARSTRNPVALANLTLNDYLALRPETPGPASVPPEYLGELADLVSEGQINSRQGREVLAILLQTHRPPREIARERGLTQISDAQALDAFCREAISANPKSVADYKAGKAAAINALKGFVMKKTRGQANPQRIHELLESLLREP, from the coding sequence ATGACCTACGAAGCGATCATTGGTCTTGAGGTTCATGTTCAGCTGAAGACCCAGACCAAGCTCTTTTGCGGATGCCGGAACGAGTTCGGGGCGGAGCCGAACAGCCATCTCTGCCCGATCTGCCTGGGCCTTCCCGGCGCGCTCCCCGTCGCCAACGAGGAAGCCGTGATCTTGACGATCCTCACTGGCCTCATGCTCGGATCGACGATTCCTCCGCGCGCCAAGTTCGACCGGAAGAACTACTTCTATCCGGACATGCCGAAGAACTATCAGATCTCACAGTACGACCAGCCGCTCTGCCTGGGAGGAGGGGTGATCCTCCCCGCACTCTCCTTCCCCAAGGATGCGCAAAAGGAGGCGCAGGCGCTCGCCAACAAGAAGGTTCGGCTCGTGCGGATTCATTTGGAGGAGGATGTGGGGAAGTCGTTCCATCTGGAGAGATGCAGCGGGATCGACTTCAACCGGGCGGGAACGCCGCTCATGGAGATCGTCACGGAAGCCGACCTGACCACCCCGGAAGAAGCCTTTGCCCTCCTCACCACCCTCCGTGAAATCCTTCGCTACGGGAAGGTGAGCGACGTCGATATGGAGAAGGGGCAGCTCCGCTGCGATGTCAACATCAGCGTGCGGCCGGTCGGAACCGAGGCCTTCGGCACCAAGCGGGAGATCAAGAACCTCAATAGCATCAGTGCCGTCCGGCGGGCGCTCAAGCATGAGATCCAGGCCCAGATCGAGCTCGTCTCCTCCGGAGGGAGGGTGGTCCAGCAGACGATGCGGTGGGATGATGCGCGCGGGGAGACGATTCCCATGCGCACCAAGGAGCAGGCCCACGATTACCGCTATTTTCCCGACCCCGACCTGCTTCCGATCCAGACCCAGGGTCACCTGCGCGGAGAGGCCGAGCGGCGCCTGCCGGAGCTCCCGGAACGGAAGAAGAGCCGCCTCTGCCAGACCTACGGCCTCTCGGAGTACCAGGCGAGCGTGCTCGCCGCCGACCTTCCTCTGGCCGACTACTTCGAGCAGGCGGCCCGCTCGACCCGCAATCCGGTCGCCTTGGCCAACCTCACCCTCAACGACTATCTGGCTCTCCGCCCGGAGACCCCGGGACCAGCTTCCGTTCCCCCGGAGTACTTGGGCGAGCTGGCGGATCTTGTCTCCGAGGGGCAGATCAACTCCCGGCAGGGACGGGAGGTGCTGGCGATCTTGCTCCAAACGCACAGGCCGCCCAGGGAGATCGCCCGGGAGCGAGGCCTGACCCAGATTTCGGACGCGCAGGCGCTCGACGCCTTCTGCCGAGAGGCCATTTCCGCCAATCCGAAGAGCGTCGCCGACTACAAGGCCGGAAAGGCGGCCGCCATCAACGCGCTCAAGGGCTTTGTCATGAAAAAGACCCGCGGGCAAGCCAACCCCCAGCGGATTCACGAGCTCCTCGAATCGCTGCTCCGCGAGCCGTAA
- a CDS encoding respiratory chain complex I subunit 1 family protein, translating into MDLVRPSLVQAAQMVLVLLVAPGLTGLVRKLKARLLGRQGPSIIQPYRDLWRLFRKSPVLAENASWLFRIVPYLVFAFIWLATALVPTFGLGLPFGPWADLIAITAMIGTARFFLALSALDAGTSFGGIGASREVMIASLAEPAMLLVVFTLALVAGSTELSAITAFLLSPSAGLRVSMALALAALLLIALAENSRLPIDNPATHLELTMVHEAMILEYSGRHLALLEWAASLKLLLYFSLIGTIFVPWGLAKPGASLTAYLAGGSFYLLKMGTGAIALAVFETGLAKMRLFRIPDFLGAALMLGLLATLLRFVSGSL; encoded by the coding sequence ATGGATCTAGTCCGCCCCTCTCTGGTACAAGCCGCTCAGATGGTCCTGGTGCTTCTCGTGGCCCCGGGCCTCACCGGCTTGGTCCGCAAGCTGAAGGCGCGCTTGCTCGGCCGCCAAGGCCCCTCGATCATCCAGCCCTATCGCGATCTCTGGCGGCTCTTCCGCAAGAGCCCCGTCCTGGCAGAGAACGCCTCCTGGCTCTTCCGCATCGTTCCCTATCTCGTCTTCGCCTTTATCTGGCTCGCCACCGCTCTGGTTCCCACCTTCGGCCTGGGTCTCCCGTTCGGCCCTTGGGCCGATCTCATCGCCATCACCGCCATGATCGGCACCGCCCGATTCTTCCTGGCACTTTCGGCGCTGGACGCGGGGACAAGCTTTGGTGGCATCGGGGCGAGCCGGGAGGTGATGATCGCCTCCCTCGCCGAGCCCGCCATGCTCCTGGTGGTCTTTACCTTGGCGCTGGTCGCGGGCTCGACGGAGCTCTCCGCGATCACAGCTTTCCTGCTTTCCCCCTCGGCGGGCCTGCGGGTCTCGATGGCGCTCGCCCTCGCCGCCCTTCTGCTGATCGCCTTGGCCGAAAACAGCCGGCTCCCGATCGACAATCCGGCAACGCACCTCGAGCTCACCATGGTGCATGAAGCCATGATCCTCGAATACTCGGGCCGTCACCTGGCTCTGCTCGAGTGGGCCGCCTCGCTCAAGCTGCTGCTCTATTTTTCGCTGATCGGCACGATCTTCGTCCCGTGGGGATTGGCCAAGCCGGGCGCATCCTTGACCGCCTATCTGGCTGGCGGATCGTTCTACCTGCTCAAGATGGGGACGGGAGCCATCGCGCTGGCGGTCTTCGAGACCGGGCTCGCCAAGATGCGTCTCTTCCGCATCCCCGATTTTCTCGGGGCGGCTCTCATGCTGGGGCTGCTCGCCACCCTTCTCCGCTTCGTATCCGGCAGCTTATAA